Sequence from the Populus nigra chromosome 17, ddPopNigr1.1, whole genome shotgun sequence genome:
ttttttttttatatatatatatatatatatattatttgaatactatttatttatattgtgtTATGTTTGGattagaaataattattttttaaaaattaacttattcgATTTGATTAGGTTAATATCTATTCAATTCATTAAGatatttcatttgtttgtttttgataaaatatgattttgtcattttttttaatatttgatttaattgaaaaatgttgattaaaaaaaaaggaaaataaatcaaaacttcctaagatataaaaatatcttgcGAAACTAGCTTTGTTAATAAATCATGAACCCGCATCAATTACTTCTggtgttttttatattcaagaaaatttCATTAGCATAACTCAATTCGAaataaaagggaagaaaaattcGGAAGAGTATAATCCATATAGCAATCAACAAGTTATGCAGTTAGACAATTCTCCCATGTGCCATATCTTGAACTAAAGCGTTCTCCTCCGAGTGGTTTAACATGCTCTAAAAGCACAGCTCTAGCACAAGCATCCCAAGTCCTTGCTATCTCCAAAAGAGATATGGGCTCTGAAAGGTTCCGAAGAGCTACGCTGAATCTCAATTTTGTCTTCTCCGACAAATCTTCTAGCTCGTCACTGTCATGAAATTGTCCGAGATAGGTAAACAGGAGACATTTCGGATCAGATTCTATACAGCTTGTAAAACTTGATCCAAGTTCAGAAGTGAAAAGCAATAAATCAAACACAAAGAATTTTCCAGTTTCTCACCTCAAACCAGAAGGTAACTTATCTAAGATAATTGGAGAAGAATTTGGAAATTCGGCAGGAACGAGCAAGCGCAAGGTAAGTTCTGGAAACTGTAAGCAGTGATGAAAGGGACTAATATATTAGtaaatgatcaataaaaaacGTATTTGCAATCAATCAGTTAGTTTGAAAATCTGACCATGGGAGATGAAGATAATGATTTAAAATCTCCACTGACGGCCACAGCCGTATAGGAACATTTGATAATGGTTCCTGCACTAGCTTCAGGTAAAGAATCATCTTCTGTTGAATCAACGTCTACAGTAGTTTCGACTAACCGCTGGTTTACATGTCTGATTTCGTTCAACAGATCGTTGCTCGGCTGCAATAAGCAGGGCGAGTTAGAAGCATGAGACGAAGAAGCAAGCACAAGCCTTGCTGACATGTGGAAgttaacataaataaaacctTACAATGAATAGAATGAATCACAATGTTGTAATTGCTGAAAAAAGTGACACATCCGGAAGAATTGCTGATTTTAGATTCTAATTCCTCATCAAGTGAAAGCAATCCGAGAGTTCCATCCAACCAAAATGTTCCATTTAAGGATTAATGGGAACTAGATTAATTATCTAGGAGACAGTCTTTTTTGTGCTCATGAGTATTACTAACCATCTTTCCACCTTAAGTAATCTCAGTTAAAAGAGAAGTGTTAAATGAACTACAATAGATAAAGCACAGGACATAACGTAGTAGCAGATGTAGGACATATTGGACAGGATTCAATGAAGAGCACTCAATACAAGAGTGAAAGTATGGAGGACCAGATGAATACCTCGGTTCTCAGCTTATTGAACCTAGATGTTGCAGTTGAATCAAAATCAGATATCCAATCCATTGGCTGCCCGATCGTGTCCGAGGCCATTGCATTAGACTGGTGCTCCATCTCTTTGTCTTTCATGGTTAAATGTTGTAAGGCAAAGTTCCTTTCTTGTACATGGAATATTGTTTCAGACACCAAATCCTCACCAATAGCACCCTTGGAGTGTCTTTCAGCTGATCCGCTAGCAATCTTATCGACCACATTGACAACTGAGTCAATATCATGGACAGCAGCACTTAATACATCTGGTGATAGTGATTTTACCTGTGAAAACATTGATCATCCACATAAACATGTAAACTTTATTTCGGAAGGAAAAATAGTAGTTATGAAGGGATAGCTGGCATTCCATGACATGATATCAATTTATGTATTGggaacttcaaattaattggaACAGAGTCTGATCATATCAAGAGGGACACTGGTAGACATTTAGGTGCTGAGAAGCAAACAGAGAAAATATACTCACAGCTTGAAGTAAACGCTGGAGTGGTTGGTTTGTGTCAGATGTGTTGGGGGAGCTAGTATACTCTTCGAGTAAAGGGGAGGCTGATATCCCAGGTGTCCCGCTTGCAGTAGATTGATTGTGACTTTGTGTCTGGCTATCAACTTGGTTAAAGGCGACATATTCTGATGTTGAAGTCAAGGGAGTAGAAGCGGGAGAAGCTAAAGGAAAAGTTTGCTGGTCCATACGAGCAGAAGAGAGCTGAGATTTTCGAGGAGAACTGGAGTGTGGTTGATGTATAGTTGTTGATATCAGTGGTAAATGCAGATTTTCTGGAGATTCCATAGCTGGAGAGCCACTTTTTTGGCTGTTACGGATCAGCATCTGTTCCTTTTTGTGCTGAATATTTTGTTTCTGCATTTGCTGCTCGAGGTTCTGTGTCAGCGTTGTCTGATGAGCAAACGGAGAATCGAAAGCATTCACAATGTTATTGCTAGATAAATTAGTATGTTGTGGTGCAGTGGAAAAGTTTATGCCTGTTTTCCTTGCAGACTGCTGAACCATACCAGGTCCATTCCTTTGTTCCAAACCCATTCCAGAACTATATTGAAGTGAACTGAAGAAACTGGGTCGTGAATTTAGAAACCCTGACTGCATCGAAGATGTGAGAGATGAACTGCCCAAACCATTTGTCATAGTTAAATTCACTGGATGAAACTGGAGTTTCTCATTCCAGTTTAGAGGAGGCTGAGATATTTGGGATTGACCACTGTTCTGCAGACAAAGGTCTGCTTGTTGCTCAACGGAGGCAGAGCTCTTCTTCCGAAAGTAGTTCACAAACTTAATAATAGCTTGCTGAGCCATCTGCAACTTCTCCTTGGAAGCATTTGCCATCTGATTCCGCTGTAATGAAAAAATCGGCATGTTTTTTTCTATCCAAATCACTTGCTTCATGTACCTCATAGCTTGATCTGGATCTGTTTCCTGCAGGAAAGATCAAAGGTGATAATTAGCAGAAAATTctgcaggaaaaaaaactaacggATTAAAGCTCAAACGCTGGTCAATCCATGGCATCTGCGAACATATGTGCTTCAGGAAACCAGAGCAAGTTATAGAGTGCAGGAAGTGAAATAGCTCATATACCTTGTCAAGTAGGGACTTCAAATTTTTGTATATGTATTCCATTTGTGGCCTATACTGTTGTTTAAAGTCTTGAAGCTGCAAAGGAAATAAAGATATTCTAATCAGTTGCAAGAATCTTTGACTTCATTATCAACCATTAGAATACATCAGATTTGAGTGTCCGAGAtagctttatttttgtttcccaGACAGGGAGGGGACGGTGCTGTCACCACATGACCAATTCATAGTATGATCATAAAAACTCTATCGTTTTTCCTATCCAAATTCCATATGAAATGATAAATACTTCGGTAATGCAAATGACAGAAATTCCTTTGCAAAAAACGTAATGGAAACTTCAAGAAATACTCagtttaatcaataaaaattacctTTTGATAGTCCGCATCATGCCCATCCGCTGTATTGGCAAGTTGGTTTGATGATTTTGGCTCTGCTGATGCTACAAAAGATTGATAATGCATTATTAGCCCCTAAAAGAGGGAAAACAAAACAGAAGAAAATATTGATAGAGAGACAGAAAGAAAATGTTTGCgaacttcatgaaaaatattttgaatatgaaATTGATAGGGCACATTTCTACAGTAATACGAAAAGATGGGGTTAAAATAACCCAGGAAGCGAAAGCACGAGCACAAGCCTCTTTAAAAGCAGGCCGCTTTGCTTTTGAATCAAAGAAGGATACCCTGTGCTTTCAATCAAAAGGTAACATCAAAGGAGGATAAGCTATATGCTTTTGATAATAAACCTTTCACCTCGCTGTGGAGCATCACACTACAACACCAAAAGAGTCAGATCACGACGACACAAAAGGCCTTGCAAAGCAGAAGAAACAAGATATTCAATTGAATTGGGTTTGGCTTTACAGGACCGTTTGCAATCACAAGCAATACAAGAGGAGGAGCACCATGAAGTGATGAAATATATAACAAATCCTGCAAACATGAGTAAACTTTGGAAGAAGCTGATACCTGATGAGGACCCAGCAAATGACCTATGTGACTGAAAAAGCTTCTGCTGATCAGCAATACTCCTCTGCTGATGAAAGGAAGCTGAAGTTTGAGGTCTTGGTTGGATCCCTTCTTGCGACAAGCCACTTTGTTTTTGAGAACCCAGAATCTGATGCGACTGAACTGGCTGTGTGATTTTCTGGACTTTCTGTTCAGAAGCCGTAACCCCTTGTTGTTGAATCATGTGGCTTGAACTCTGATGCAATTGCGAATTCAAGATAATTGATTGTGGTCCAGCCATTTTTTGCTGATGCTGAATTTCAGAAACATCTCGTTGTTGGCCTAGGGGCTGCTGGAATGATGGTAAAACGTTTTGTTGGGGCATCGACCACTGTCGCTGCTCTGAAGCATCATGCTGCTGCCTGAGTTGTTGATTCTGTTGAAACATTGTGCTATTTGATGGCTGTGCAAATGATGATTGCTGGTATTGTGGTGATGCTGATGGTGGCTGAGAATATAGATTCTGAGAAGTCTGTGATGTAACATGCTTCTGCCGCTGATGAGGTTGGCGGTTATGAATGTCAGGTTGGATGGCGAACCTCTTACTAATATGCTGGACCTTATCCTTCAGAATTTGATCCTGAAACTCCTGCTGTTGTAACTGGTACATCAGCTTCTGATCTGAAGACTGGCTTCCTGGCACTTCACTCTGAAAATCAGGAGACATATTTGGTTGCATATTTTGTTCAACCAAATTATTACCAACCAAATATTGGGAAAATTGTGCTATAGCATTTGTCTCCGAGCTTTGACCAACATCATTTACAATTGAGGTCTGACCTAGACCTGTGACAGAAAAGAATAGGTTAAATCAATAGTTATAGTTCCTTCAAATCAATCTCATTATATACAGAAAAGTAGCGCCTAAAAATGCTGTAGCTTCTAAAACAAAGAACAGTGCAGTCTGTACTTCTCCAAGAGTTTTGTGCATATTTGGGTTAAAAACTAATAAGGGCTTTAGCATACAAAGAAGTAAAGCAAGAGAAAATATACCAAGCAAAACGAATGGCAGACGCAAAATTGTTGCGTTCTGTTACACACAAATTTTAGAACTGTAACTTGTCATCATGTTTCTACTTGTTCATTTCAAGAGCATTTAAACCACTGTAATTCTCATGCTTTCTACAGGCATAATAATACTGTATTGGGTATTAAGTCCGACTCCATAAAACAACTTACCTGAGGGATTTGTACCTGTTGTCTGGGAAGCTTCAGACTTTATGGTACCAAATGAGCCCATCTTCTTACCTATTGTATAAGCATAACTTCCCTGAGAAACAAAGAAGAGACCGAAGAATGAACAAGTGACACAAAGGAAACTTTATGAGCCAAaaaccatattaaataattaataataagaaagtaataacaaaataaaaccaaataacaTAATACTAGCAGCTAATTTATGTATCTATGGAATCATATTTCAATAGTCAGGTTAAATAACTCAAGGGATATAAGAAATGGATAAGAAGCTGTGGAAGATTTCGACAATTCTGAATGAATATCGTGAAGATATTTACAtaggaaaaaacaatcaattataCTGATAGAAACTGAAACATGAAGGGAAAAAaggatgatgaaataaatataatattttctccTTTAATG
This genomic interval carries:
- the LOC133676988 gene encoding mediator of RNA polymerase II transcription subunit 15a-like gives rise to the protein MAPTLFGVSYNVNARQRVSSEPPLIKTTQPVLLVGGLCMMEDKSFKGLKVEGMTSQRQDWRAELTSEGHLVNLSLKINIDMSAPAELSKLPKKFEERLGNLKDHYKMQASSDPEFLNRLRNIAVQFEDKTFRNSATQGSYAYTIGKKMGSFGTIKSEASQTTGTNPSGLGQTSIVNDVGQSSETNAIAQFSQYLVGNNLVEQNMQPNMSPDFQSEVPGSQSSDQKLMYQLQQQEFQDQILKDKVQHISKRFAIQPDIHNRQPHQRQKHVTSQTSQNLYSQPPSASPQYQQSSFAQPSNSTMFQQNQQLRQQHDASEQRQWSMPQQNVLPSFQQPLGQQRDVSEIQHQQKMAGPQSIILNSQLHQSSSHMIQQQGVTASEQKVQKITQPVQSHQILGSQKQSGLSQEGIQPRPQTSASFHQQRSIADQQKLFQSHRSFAGSSSASAEPKSSNQLANTADGHDADYQKLQDFKQQYRPQMEYIYKNLKSLLDKETDPDQAMRYMKQVIWIEKNMPIFSLQRNQMANASKEKLQMAQQAIIKFVNYFRKKSSASVEQQADLCLQNSGQSQISQPPLNWNEKLQFHPVNLTMTNGLGSSSLTSSMQSGFLNSRPSFFSSLQYSSGMGLEQRNGPGMVQQSARKTGINFSTAPQHTNLSSNNIVNAFDSPFAHQTTLTQNLEQQMQKQNIQHKKEQMLIRNSQKSGSPAMESPENLHLPLISTTIHQPHSSSPRKSQLSSARMDQQTFPLASPASTPLTSTSEYVAFNQVDSQTQSHNQSTASGTPGISASPLLEEYTSSPNTSDTNQPLQRLLQAVKSLSPDVLSAAVHDIDSVVNVVDKIASGSAERHSKGAIGEDLVSETIFHVQERNFALQHLTMKDKEMEHQSNAMASDTIGQPMDWISDFDSTATSRFNKLRTEPSNDLLNEIRHVNQRLVETTVDVDSTEDDSLPEASAGTIIKCSYTAVAVSGDFKSLSSSPMFPELTLRLLVPAEFPNSSPIILDKLPSGLSDELEDLSEKTKLRFSVALRNLSEPISLLEIARTWDACARAVLLEHVKPLGGERFSSRYGTWENCLTA